The Danaus plexippus chromosome 20, MEX_DaPlex, whole genome shotgun sequence sequence GCTCCATCGGCACCTCCAGGCCCAAGGCCGACAAGACGTCCGGCTTCATGAGGCCCACGCAGGCCTCCAAGGTCCGAGGGTCCGCGGCGAAGACGAGCGCCAAGTGAACTGGTGGTTTTCGATCTGTTGGAACCTTCAGGCGCCGCGCGGACCGAGGCCGAAGCTTTCGATGACTGAGCTTTATGATAAGTCTTACCGTAGATCTGTCGGCATTAACGTaaagtgaatatatatatcgcgCGCCGCCCGCCCGCCCTACGGACGGCGCgcttttatttgtaaagagGATTCCGGTATCTCACACACGCATGTTACGGGTACGGGGCGGCGTGCGCTGTGATCGgtgatttttcatatttttttattaaaaaaatctcattaatCCCGGTCCGCCGCTCCCTCACGAGTCAACGCGAACCTTTCCGTCCTGTTCTCTCCGCGTCTCCTGTAACCTCACTCTGAACAGTATTTCTGGAAGCCCTCCATCATCAGTAACACGAGATCTGATTTTTATATAGCGTTATCGTAGCTGCAGCGTCCTGTGACGTCACAGCCCCGGCTCCCTAGATATAATTCTTAAccgatattattataaatgtttatttttactaaaatatacattaaatttatattcgacGTAACGATCTTTTATTTGTCGCTCCCGGACGCTTCCCCCGGCGCGGCGGATGGAGGTCAGGAAATAAAACTCTAAGTATGTCGTacgatttaataattcaatacataatataatgataagaGAGTTCCTCCACGCCCCCGGCAGCTCCAGCTCTCACAGCAGTTGGTTGTCGACCAGCTCTCTCACCAGGTCCGTCATCTTGCGGCGACACGCGGCGTTGGTCGTCATCACGGGACGGACACACGCCTCGGGAGACGACTCGCTCTcctgacacacacacacacacatacatgctcctttatatgtaatacacACAAACATAGTCGGAACGTCGTTTCCCCTCGTCCAGGCGTCCCGCGCTCGGCGTGACCAAATAAACTTGAGTCGGTTTcaacatttgaaaataaacttcaaaatCTGCCGAATCTGAAGTTTATCTTCACTCGTTGGAGGTAAATTAGTttcttattaaagtataaacgAAAACCTGAAGGATCTTATAGCGAGCCAACGAGTGCTGATAATGATAACATATGAGATGTAACGGTAGGAACTCTGAAGGGTCAGGGCATTATAAAGTCATAGTGAGTCCTACAAAAGGTCGAAAGCTACTAAATGCAGGTGTAATCTGTGAGACCTTGGCCTGGTAGAGGTTGGGAGCCTCGTCGGAGTCGCAGGTCATGATGGGACACATGTCCAGCGCCAGCCCTAGACCGAACCGACTGCTGCTGCGGAACTCCTCCTGGACTCTGAACACAGACATACAGCACATTAGTTTATAACAACAGCAGACCGCTGCCAacgatatataattattagttatcTCTATATCTTATATTCTTTTGGCCTATGTTTTTAGTTTtcctttgtattattttttgtctaataGTAATCTCAGTATGTTTTGGCATGTGTGAAGCAAGCACCTCTTGTATGATGTCAGCTGTGTGAAAGTGTAACAAACGACTGGAGACCCGTTCCTGGTCGCCTGATGACAAACAGGTGTTGGAGGAATGAAATCCAGCGCACTCTCTCTACAATTTAATTTGGCTGGCTGTCCAATGGCTTTCTTGAACATTCTTTACCATAGACTTTGTTCCACTCTCCTGAATCTTGCCCCTGTTACTCCACACCTCCATCAATTCTTagcatattttctatttacaatAAAGTGCAGGTCATAGCAGGGTAGAGGTAACGATaggaattgaaattatttcctTAATTAGATACCTACATATCGAATAGCGTCTCCTTGTCCAAGGTGTCCCCGTTCATGAGGGTGAGAGTGGAGTGAAGGTTGTCGCTGTAGTATCGCAGGAGGTCGGAGAGATGCTGGGACCGCTGGGCCCTCTCCAGACAAAGATACAGGAGGAGAGCCAGATCTAGACCCGGGGACGCGTAACGAGCCAGTTGGAAGTCAACTATGTACATCTGGAAAATAGAGTTATATCATAAAGATATTGCTTTCTTCCCCAGCGAAAGGGACACtacataaaaattcaaaaggagagcaagaaaaaagaattctattatatattttacaaataacttGACAAcgtgtaataaatatagtaatcaACTAATAGCAAAAATAACCTCCCCGTATGTAAACTTATGACGAGTGAGTTCTTTAAGGTAACATGTGTGTTTTCACTGACCCCTTCAATTTGTCCATTTTCtactttaaacaaaaagttattgGTCCAGCAGTCTCCGTGGCATATGACAGCCAGCGGTTCCCTGGGCGCGACCATGTCCACCATCGATTGGAAGAACGTCTCCTCGCTACAGAACCGCCTGAACGGCTCCAGGTACTTGTCTCTGTCGGAGGACTCCTTAAGTTCCTCCTCCACCATAGCGATCGCGTTCCTGATGGCCTCTTTGTAGTAATTCCTGTAGTATTCCTCATTTTCCGGCAAAAAGAATActacgaatattattttataattttaattcatttagtataaatatcaagaaataaataactattaaacatTCTTACCTTCCGATATACCGTCCTGTATATTGACGAGATCGTAAAATCCTTCCGGGTCGTAATATTTCATGGCGAGTGACAGGGCGTGGAAGTGCGACAACTGCTTCAATACATAGTAACACTGATCTATGGTCAGTCCCTTCCTTCGATCAGGCATCACGTAACCCAGCTGTTTGAGGTCTTCCAAAATGACCATATCGTTTTGGGCCCAGTAACATTTGGGTATGCAGTCCAAGGGGTCGGTGACTTTCTCCCATTGGCTCTGGAAGTTCGTAAAGGCTGgccatattttattgtagaaCGCTACCTCATTACAGAACAGCTCGTCACTTTTGAAGGCCTCCCTACGCAAAATACTCTCCGGTAGACACTTATACATGATGGATCCCTCCCACGCCTCGTATATCTCAGTTTTCTCGTCCTGATCTGTCCGCTGGCGGACTCCCCTTAATGTTACTCGATACACCATCGAAGTGTAGTTGTCACCTCTCTTGGAACCCGGAGCTCCCTGagttaacaaacatttaaaatgttctcaAATCATCccattaaagttattaaggAAACCAATATAGTGACCTCCTTATAATATACGATAAATAGTTAATACTCCTTCGTTGTGGGTGAATCAAATGTTGGTATTAATATAAGGAATATCACACCATGGTTTCACAATAATCAACTTCCGGTTGTTTTTGTGAATTAGTTACAacgttcattaattaatttatatatatttgtatgtatatatagtctcaataattttagaaaacttATATTGAACAGGTTCGTATGTCGCATGACCGTTaaagaaactttatttaatgaaaacttgaaaaaaattagCCATTATTGAtcgaaaatctttaaaaagcGACTTAAAATCAGTGCAGATTATTAATgcgtctttttatttttctgtcattttcattaattatgaatactatagtctgttattttatttcgttccAAGAAGAAAAAACTTTCTCAAttctaatgtattttattttttgtcaatatgaaaaaaactgATGATTTTGGTTGTTTCTTCATATTCCTGAGATcccatataaattttagcGAAATTTCAACGGCGGTTTCAAGAAATCCTGtactttt is a genomic window containing:
- the LOC116774060 gene encoding uncharacterized protein LOC116774060, with amino-acid sequence MTSISLEFIQDLLKKDYPDVKIQEMEGAPGSKRGDNYTSMVYRVTLRGVRQRTDQDEKTEIYEAWEGSIMYKCLPESILRREAFKSDELFCNEVAFYNKIWPAFTNFQSQWEKVTDPLDCIPKCYWAQNDMVILEDLKQLGYVMPDRRKGLTIDQCYYVLKQLSHFHALSLAMKYYDPEGFYDLVNIQDGISEVFFLPENEEYYRNYYKEAIRNAIAMVEEELKESSDRDKYLEPFRRFCSEETFFQSMVDMVAPREPLAVICHGDCWTNNFLFKVENGQIEGMYIVDFQLARYASPGLDLALLLYLCLERAQRSQHLSDLLRYYSDNLHSTLTLMNGDTLDKETLFDIVQEEFRSSSRFGLGLALDMCPIMTCDSDEAPNLYQAKESESSPEACVRPVMTTNAACRRKMTDLVRELVDNQLL